From Pseudomonas alcaligenes, a single genomic window includes:
- the hslU gene encoding ATP-dependent protease ATPase subunit HslU, with amino-acid sequence MSMTPREIVSELNRHIIGQDDAKRAVAIALRNRWRRMQLPAELRQEVTPKNILMIGPTGVGKTEIARRLAKLANAPFLKVEATKFTEVGYVGRDVESIIRDLADAAIKLLREQEMHKVQARAEDAAEERILDALLPPARVGFNEDPAPSQDSNTRQLFRKRLREGQLDDKEIEIEVAEQAAGIEIMTPPGMEEMTNQLQSLFSNLGKGKKKSRKLKVKEALKLVRDEEAARLVNEEELKAKALEAVEQNGIVFIDEIDKVAKRGNVGGADVSREGVQRDLLPLIEGCTVNTKLGMVKTDHILFIASGAFHLSKPSDLVPELQGRLPIRVELKALSPQDFERILTEPHAALTEQYTELLKTEGLHIEFAADGIQRIAEIAWQVNEKTENIGARRLHTLLERLLEEVSFSAGDLAGQQNGTPIRIDAAYVNGHLGELAQNEDLSRYIL; translated from the coding sequence ATGTCCATGACGCCCCGCGAGATCGTTTCCGAACTCAACCGCCACATCATCGGCCAGGACGACGCCAAGCGCGCCGTGGCCATCGCCCTGCGCAACCGCTGGCGGCGCATGCAGCTGCCGGCCGAGCTGCGCCAGGAAGTGACGCCGAAGAACATCCTGATGATCGGCCCCACTGGCGTCGGCAAGACCGAGATCGCCCGGCGTCTGGCCAAGCTGGCCAACGCCCCGTTCCTCAAGGTCGAAGCGACCAAGTTCACCGAGGTCGGCTATGTCGGCCGCGACGTCGAGTCGATCATCCGCGACCTCGCCGATGCGGCGATCAAGCTGCTGCGCGAGCAGGAAATGCACAAGGTGCAGGCCCGCGCCGAAGACGCCGCCGAGGAACGCATCCTCGACGCCCTGCTGCCGCCGGCACGGGTCGGCTTCAATGAAGATCCGGCGCCGAGCCAGGACTCCAACACCCGCCAGCTGTTCCGCAAGCGCCTGCGCGAAGGCCAGCTGGACGACAAGGAGATCGAGATCGAAGTAGCCGAGCAAGCGGCCGGCATCGAGATCATGACCCCGCCGGGCATGGAGGAGATGACCAACCAGCTGCAGAGCCTGTTCTCCAACCTGGGCAAGGGCAAGAAGAAGAGCCGCAAGCTCAAGGTCAAGGAAGCCCTCAAACTGGTACGCGACGAGGAAGCCGCGCGCCTGGTCAACGAGGAGGAACTCAAGGCCAAGGCCCTGGAAGCGGTGGAGCAGAATGGCATCGTGTTCATCGACGAGATCGACAAGGTCGCCAAGCGCGGCAATGTCGGCGGCGCCGACGTGTCCCGCGAAGGCGTGCAGCGCGACCTGCTGCCGCTGATCGAGGGCTGCACGGTCAACACCAAGCTGGGCATGGTCAAGACCGACCATATCCTGTTCATCGCCTCCGGCGCCTTCCACCTGAGCAAGCCGAGCGACCTGGTGCCCGAGCTGCAGGGCCGCCTGCCGATCCGCGTCGAACTCAAGGCCCTGTCGCCGCAGGACTTCGAGCGCATCCTCACCGAGCCGCACGCGGCACTGACCGAGCAGTACACCGAGCTGCTGAAGACCGAGGGCCTGCACATCGAGTTCGCCGCCGACGGCATCCAGCGCATCGCCGAGATCGCCTGGCAGGTCAACGAGAAGACCGAGAACATCGGCGCCCGGCGCCTGCACACCCTGCTCGAGCGCCTGCTCGAGGAAGTCTCGTTCAGCGCCGGCGACCTGGCCGGCCAGCAGAACGGCACGCCGATCCGCATCGACGCCGCCTACGTCAACGGCCACCTCGGCGAGCTGGCGCAGAACGAAGACCTGTCGCGCTATATCCTCTGA
- a CDS encoding thermonuclease family protein, whose amino-acid sequence MGCSALLKKASRVGAFFVSVVWLAPLWAACPLPAALAPLKVERVVDGDTLRLSDGRSVRLIGINAPELAHHGRSAEPFAEAARQRLQALVTANDGQVVLQAGRRARDHYGRSLAHAYDARGRNLEAQLLGEGLGYQVAFEADALVDCQRAAERQARSARLGLWRHAQVQAPGDIQQGGFALIRGRIERVQRNRGGLWLEMAGSLVLRVEPQRLAQFDAAALQRLAGRQVEARGWVVDRARQGGVKADQARWMLSLTHAAMLEVLP is encoded by the coding sequence ATGGGTTGTTCCGCGTTGTTGAAAAAGGCGTCCCGAGTGGGCGCCTTTTTCGTTTCTGTCGTCTGGCTGGCACCGCTGTGGGCGGCCTGCCCCCTGCCTGCTGCGCTGGCGCCGCTCAAGGTCGAGCGGGTGGTCGACGGCGATACGTTGCGCCTGAGCGACGGCCGCAGCGTGCGCCTGATCGGGATCAATGCGCCGGAGCTGGCTCATCACGGGCGCTCGGCCGAGCCTTTCGCCGAAGCGGCGCGTCAGCGTCTGCAGGCGCTGGTGACGGCGAATGACGGTCAGGTTGTCCTGCAGGCCGGGCGGCGTGCCCGCGACCACTACGGGCGCAGCCTGGCCCATGCCTACGATGCCCGCGGGCGCAACCTGGAAGCACAGTTGCTGGGTGAGGGGTTGGGCTATCAGGTGGCCTTCGAGGCGGATGCGCTGGTCGACTGCCAGCGCGCCGCGGAGCGCCAGGCGCGCTCTGCTCGCCTGGGCTTGTGGCGGCACGCGCAGGTGCAGGCGCCGGGCGATATCCAGCAGGGCGGCTTTGCCCTGATCCGCGGGCGCATCGAGCGGGTGCAGCGCAATCGCGGCGGGCTGTGGCTGGAAATGGCTGGCTCGCTGGTGCTGCGCGTCGAGCCGCAGCGCCTGGCGCAGTTCGATGCTGCGGCCCTGCAGCGCCTGGCCGGGCGCCAGGTCGAGGCGCGCGGCTGGGTGGTTGACCGGGCGCGGCAGGGCGGCGTAAAAGCGGATCAGGCCCGCTGGATGCTGTCGCTCACCCATGCGGCGATGCTCGAGGTGCTGCCATGA
- the hslV gene encoding ATP-dependent protease subunit HslV, with the protein MTTIVSVRRNGKVVMGGDGQVSLGNTVMKGNAKKVRRLYHGQVLAGFAGATADAFTLFERFEGQLEKHQGHLVRAAVELAKDWRTDRSLSRLEAMLAVANKDASLIITGNGDVVEPEHGLIAMGSGGGFAQAAALALLQKTDLSAREITETALNIAGSICVFTNQNLTIEEEDCAE; encoded by the coding sequence TTGACCACCATCGTTTCAGTGCGCCGCAACGGCAAAGTCGTCATGGGCGGCGACGGCCAGGTATCGCTCGGCAATACCGTGATGAAAGGCAACGCCAAGAAAGTACGGCGCCTGTACCACGGCCAGGTGCTGGCCGGCTTCGCCGGGGCCACCGCCGACGCCTTCACCCTGTTCGAACGCTTCGAAGGCCAGCTGGAGAAACACCAGGGCCACCTGGTGCGCGCCGCCGTCGAACTGGCCAAGGACTGGCGCACCGACCGCTCGCTGAGCCGCCTGGAGGCCATGCTGGCAGTAGCCAACAAGGACGCCTCGCTGATCATCACCGGCAACGGCGATGTGGTCGAACCCGAGCATGGCCTGATCGCCATGGGCTCCGGCGGCGGTTTCGCCCAGGCCGCGGCCCTGGCCCTGCTGCAGAAGACCGATCTGAGCGCCCGTGAAATCACCGAGACCGCATTGAACATTGCCGGCTCCATCTGTGTCTTCACTAACCAGAACCTGACAATCGAGGAAGAAGACTGCGCTGAATAA
- a CDS encoding primosomal protein N' produces the protein MPDAILRLALPSPLRRLFDYRAPAGVPRSVLQPGARLRVPFGRREVIGILIEVSEHSEVPADKLKPALALLDRHSPLPPALFKLCLWTAQYYQHSLGDTLSWALPVLLRQGEPAEARQERFWHASADAHLDDPRLARAPRQREALRTLAQHPHGVAHGLLSKLQLNKDSLDLLLEKGLVQVEVRRSAPLVRHGGWLAQPELPLNAEQRAAFTAIQSGMASFGAFLLYGVTGSGKTEVYLQLIRHCLEAGKQALVLIPEINLGPQTVDRFARRFNARIALLHSGVNDRERLDAWLAARDGEADIIIGTRSALFTPLKNPGLIIIDEEHDASYKQQEGLRYHARDLALVRARQENLPIVLGSATPSLESLHNAHAGRYALLKLSQRAGGAQAPRFLRLDVKSLPLDSGISGPLQQAIGQTLAAGQQVLVFLNRRGFAPTLLCHDCGWISQCPRCDARMTLHQRSGELRCHHCGHAERPPRQCPDCAKVDLRPVGAGTERAEERLNILFPNFPVLRIDRDSTARKGAMDKLFSTITRGEPCILVGTQMLAKGHHFPRVTLVAILDADGGLYSADFRASERMAQLIVQVAGRAGRAEEPGKVIIQSHLADHPLLVQLTDQGYPAFAEQALSERRGAGLPPFAHLALLRAEAHKPGQAEAFLDDACDYAEQLQAELGLPAIELLGPVPAPMERRAGRHRAQLLLQCASRAPLHKLLAAWLPILEAMPGGRAVRWSLDVDPIDLF, from the coding sequence GTGCCCGACGCCATTCTGCGCCTCGCCCTGCCCTCGCCGCTGCGCCGCCTGTTCGACTACCGCGCACCTGCCGGCGTACCGCGCAGCGTCCTGCAACCCGGCGCACGGCTGCGCGTGCCCTTCGGCCGGCGCGAGGTGATCGGCATCCTGATCGAGGTCAGCGAGCACAGCGAAGTACCGGCCGACAAGCTCAAGCCGGCCCTGGCCCTGCTCGACCGTCACTCGCCACTGCCACCGGCACTATTCAAGCTGTGCCTGTGGACGGCCCAGTACTACCAGCACAGCCTCGGCGACACCCTCAGCTGGGCCCTGCCGGTGCTGCTGCGCCAGGGCGAACCGGCCGAGGCGCGCCAGGAGCGCTTCTGGCACGCCAGCGCCGACGCCCACCTCGACGACCCGCGCCTGGCCCGCGCGCCGCGCCAGCGCGAGGCCCTGCGCACCCTGGCGCAGCACCCGCACGGCGTGGCCCACGGCCTGCTGAGCAAGCTGCAGCTGAACAAGGACAGCCTCGACCTGCTGCTGGAGAAAGGCCTGGTGCAGGTCGAGGTGCGCCGTAGCGCGCCGCTGGTGCGCCATGGCGGCTGGCTGGCGCAACCGGAGCTTCCCCTCAATGCCGAGCAGCGCGCCGCCTTCACCGCCATCCAGTCGGGCATGGCCAGCTTCGGCGCCTTCCTTCTATATGGCGTCACCGGCAGCGGCAAGACCGAGGTCTACCTGCAGCTGATCCGCCACTGCCTGGAAGCCGGCAAGCAGGCCCTGGTACTGATCCCCGAGATCAACCTCGGCCCGCAGACGGTCGACCGCTTCGCCCGCCGCTTCAACGCGCGCATCGCCCTGCTGCATTCCGGAGTCAACGACCGCGAACGCCTGGACGCCTGGCTGGCCGCCCGCGACGGCGAGGCCGACATCATCATCGGCACCCGTTCGGCGCTGTTCACCCCGCTGAAGAACCCGGGACTGATCATCATCGACGAGGAGCACGACGCCTCCTACAAGCAGCAGGAAGGCCTGCGCTACCACGCCCGCGACCTGGCCCTGGTACGCGCGCGCCAGGAAAACCTGCCGATCGTGCTCGGCTCGGCCACGCCGTCGCTGGAAAGCCTGCACAACGCCCACGCCGGGCGCTACGCCCTGCTCAAGCTCAGCCAGCGCGCCGGCGGCGCCCAGGCACCGCGCTTCCTGCGCCTGGACGTGAAGAGCCTGCCGCTCGACTCGGGCATCTCCGGCCCGCTGCAGCAGGCCATCGGCCAGACCCTGGCGGCCGGCCAGCAGGTGCTGGTGTTCCTCAACCGCCGCGGCTTTGCCCCCACCCTGCTGTGCCACGACTGCGGCTGGATCAGCCAGTGCCCGCGCTGCGACGCGCGCATGACCCTGCACCAGCGCTCCGGCGAACTGCGCTGCCACCACTGCGGGCATGCCGAGCGCCCGCCGCGGCAGTGCCCGGACTGCGCCAAGGTCGACCTGCGCCCGGTCGGCGCCGGCACCGAGCGCGCCGAAGAGCGCCTGAACATCCTCTTCCCCAACTTCCCGGTGCTGCGCATCGACCGCGACAGCACGGCGCGCAAGGGCGCCATGGACAAGCTGTTCAGCACCATCACCCGCGGCGAGCCGTGCATCCTGGTCGGCACCCAGATGCTGGCCAAGGGGCACCACTTTCCGCGCGTCACCCTGGTGGCGATCCTCGATGCCGACGGCGGCCTGTACTCCGCGGATTTCCGCGCCAGCGAACGCATGGCCCAGCTGATCGTGCAGGTCGCCGGGCGCGCCGGACGCGCCGAGGAGCCGGGCAAGGTAATCATCCAGAGCCATCTGGCCGACCATCCGCTGCTGGTGCAGCTCACCGACCAGGGCTACCCGGCCTTCGCCGAGCAGGCCCTGAGCGAGCGCCGCGGCGCCGGCCTGCCGCCCTTCGCCCACCTCGCCCTGCTGCGCGCCGAGGCGCACAAGCCGGGGCAGGCCGAGGCCTTCCTCGACGACGCCTGCGACTATGCCGAACAGCTGCAGGCCGAGCTGGGCCTGCCGGCCATCGAGCTGCTCGGCCCGGTGCCGGCGCCGATGGAGCGTCGCGCCGGCCGCCATCGCGCCCAGCTCCTGCTGCAGTGCGCCAGCCGCGCGCCACTGCACAAGCTGCTGGCCGCCTGGCTGCCAATCCTCGAAGCCATGCCGGGCGGGCGCGCGGTGCGCTGGTCGCTGGATGTCGACCCGATCGATCTGTTCTGA
- the rpmE gene encoding 50S ribosomal protein L31, with product MKADIHPQYEEMVATCSCGNVIKTRSTLCKPMNLDVCSECHPFYTGKQKMLDTGGRVDRFKQRFGMFGANK from the coding sequence ATGAAAGCCGATATCCACCCGCAATACGAAGAAATGGTTGCAACCTGCAGCTGTGGCAACGTGATCAAAACCCGTTCCACCCTGTGCAAGCCGATGAACCTGGACGTGTGCTCCGAGTGCCACCCGTTCTACACCGGCAAGCAGAAAATGCTGGATACCGGCGGCCGTGTTGATCGCTTCAAGCAGCGTTTCGGCATGTTCGGCGCCAACAAGTAA
- the argS gene encoding arginine--tRNA ligase, whose translation MKDTIRHLIQQALTRLVAEGVLPDGLSPAIQVENTKDKSNGDFASNIALMLAKPAAMKPRELAEKLVAALPADAGVSKVEIAGPGFLNFFQNSTALAQRLEAALADAKLGVRKAGPAQRVVVDLSAPNLAKEMHVGHLRSTIIGDGVARVLELLGDSVIRQNHVGDWGTQFGMLLAYMQENPAAAESELADLEGFYRAAKKRFDDSAEFADRARELVVKLQAGDAECLRLWHRFNDISLSHCQALYDRLGVKLSMADVKGESAYNDDLPNVIADLQAKGLLTEDNGAQCVFMDEFKNAEGNPLPLIVQKAGGGYLYATTDLAATRYRANVLKADRALYFVDQRQALHFQMVFAAARLAGFVPASFEMEHMGFGTMNGPDGRPFKTRDGGTVKLVELLDEAEQRAYALVKDKNPELGEDELRQIARVVGIASVKYADLSKHRTSDYSFNFELMLSFEGNTAPYLLYAYTRVASIFRKLGKSVDQIGGQISLVAEQEQALGGKLAQFGELLNNVADKGTPHLLCAYLYDLAGLFSSFYENCPILATEDEAVRNSRLRLAALTGRTLKQGLELLGLDTLERM comes from the coding sequence ATGAAAGACACGATTCGCCACCTGATCCAGCAAGCCCTGACCCGTCTCGTCGCCGAGGGCGTGCTGCCCGACGGCCTGAGCCCGGCCATCCAGGTGGAGAACACCAAGGACAAGAGCAACGGCGACTTCGCCAGCAACATCGCCCTGATGCTGGCCAAGCCGGCCGCCATGAAGCCGCGCGAGCTGGCCGAGAAGCTGGTCGCCGCCCTGCCCGCCGATGCCGGCGTGAGCAAGGTGGAGATCGCCGGCCCCGGCTTCCTCAACTTCTTCCAGAACAGCACCGCCCTGGCCCAGCGCCTGGAAGCGGCCCTGGCCGACGCCAAGCTCGGCGTGCGCAAGGCCGGCCCGGCCCAGCGCGTGGTGGTCGACCTGTCGGCCCCCAACCTGGCCAAGGAAATGCACGTCGGCCACCTGCGCTCGACCATCATCGGTGACGGCGTGGCGCGTGTACTGGAGCTCCTCGGCGACAGTGTGATCCGCCAGAACCACGTCGGCGACTGGGGCACCCAGTTCGGCATGCTGCTGGCCTATATGCAGGAAAACCCGGCCGCCGCCGAGAGCGAGCTGGCCGACCTGGAAGGCTTCTACCGCGCGGCGAAGAAGCGCTTCGACGACTCCGCCGAGTTCGCCGACCGTGCCCGCGAACTGGTGGTCAAGCTGCAAGCTGGCGACGCCGAGTGCCTGCGCCTGTGGCACCGCTTCAACGACATTTCCCTGAGCCACTGCCAGGCCCTGTACGACCGTCTCGGCGTCAAACTGTCGATGGCCGACGTCAAGGGCGAAAGTGCCTACAACGACGACCTGCCCAACGTCATCGCCGACCTGCAGGCCAAGGGCCTGCTGACCGAGGACAACGGCGCCCAGTGCGTATTCATGGACGAGTTCAAGAATGCCGAGGGCAACCCGCTGCCGCTGATCGTGCAGAAGGCCGGCGGCGGCTACCTGTACGCCACCACCGACCTGGCCGCCACCCGCTACCGCGCCAATGTCCTGAAGGCCGACCGCGCCCTGTACTTCGTCGACCAGCGCCAGGCCCTGCACTTCCAGATGGTGTTCGCCGCCGCGCGCCTGGCCGGTTTCGTGCCCGCCAGCTTCGAGATGGAACACATGGGCTTCGGCACCATGAACGGCCCGGACGGCCGCCCGTTCAAGACCCGCGACGGCGGCACGGTGAAGCTGGTCGAACTGCTCGACGAAGCCGAGCAGCGCGCCTACGCCCTGGTCAAGGACAAGAACCCCGAGCTGGGCGAGGACGAGCTGCGCCAGATCGCCCGCGTGGTCGGCATCGCCTCGGTGAAGTACGCCGACCTGTCCAAGCACCGCACCAGCGACTACAGCTTCAACTTCGAGCTGATGCTCAGCTTCGAGGGCAATACCGCGCCCTACCTGCTGTACGCCTACACCCGCGTGGCCAGCATCTTCCGCAAGCTGGGCAAGAGCGTCGACCAGATCGGCGGGCAGATCAGCCTGGTCGCCGAGCAGGAGCAGGCCCTGGGCGGCAAGCTGGCGCAGTTCGGCGAGCTGCTCAACAACGTCGCCGACAAGGGCACCCCGCACCTGCTGTGCGCCTACCTGTACGACCTGGCCGGGCTGTTCTCCAGCTTCTACGAGAACTGCCCGATCCTCGCCACTGAGGACGAGGCCGTGCGCAACAGCCGCCTGCGCCTGGCCGCGCTGACCGGCCGCACCCTCAAGCAGGGTCTGGAGCTGCTCGGCCTGGACACCCTGGAGCGCATGTAA
- a CDS encoding SPOR domain-containing protein → MAATKKKPAPKRGASRYQAPAKKPVPGWVWLACGLVIGGFMMFLFSLEPGRNGIQRAKPEEAQHQGGKPSETKSPQKTVAEPVKPKYDFYTLLPESEVIVPPDALPPADAPKPEEQKPVTPEEAAKIDAARAEALLNGQTPPPVPVVAKAPVSNQFFLQAGSFRKREDADKVRAQLILLGQNVQVESGKVREETWFRVLVGPYASREELAAAQKQLAASGYSNLLLQQRQSR, encoded by the coding sequence GTGGCGGCAACGAAGAAGAAGCCGGCCCCCAAACGTGGCGCCAGCCGCTACCAGGCGCCGGCGAAGAAACCGGTGCCGGGCTGGGTATGGCTGGCCTGCGGCCTGGTGATCGGCGGCTTCATGATGTTCCTGTTCAGCCTCGAACCGGGGCGCAACGGCATCCAGCGTGCCAAGCCGGAAGAGGCCCAGCACCAGGGCGGCAAGCCGAGCGAGACCAAGTCGCCGCAAAAAACCGTGGCCGAGCCGGTCAAGCCGAAGTACGACTTCTACACCCTGCTGCCGGAGTCCGAGGTCATAGTGCCACCGGACGCCCTGCCGCCGGCCGATGCGCCGAAGCCGGAAGAGCAGAAGCCGGTGACCCCGGAGGAAGCGGCAAAGATCGACGCCGCCCGCGCCGAGGCCCTGCTCAATGGCCAGACCCCGCCTCCGGTGCCGGTAGTGGCCAAGGCACCGGTGAGCAACCAGTTCTTCCTCCAGGCCGGCTCGTTCCGCAAGCGCGAGGACGCCGACAAGGTGCGCGCCCAGCTGATCCTGCTCGGCCAGAACGTGCAGGTGGAGTCGGGCAAGGTACGTGAGGAAACCTGGTTCCGCGTGCTGGTCGGCCCCTACGCCAGCCGCGAGGAACTGGCTGCGGCGCAGAAGCAGCTGGCTGCCAGCGGCTACAGCAATCTGTTGTTACAGCAGCGCCAATCCCGCTGA